A single window of Neurospora crassa OR74A linkage group VII, whole genome shotgun sequence DNA harbors:
- the poi-2 gene encoding mating response protein POI2, producing the protein MKYSSSILIAAFCVSVLAAPAAKRSSVEDYVIEVDKRSSVEDYVIPIDKRGAVEDYVIPIDKRHNSVEDYVIAVDRRGSVEDYVIPIDKRSSVEDYVISVDNKRSSVEDYAIGVDKRGAVEDYVIEVDKRHNSVEDYAIGVDKRGAVEDYVIPIDKRGAVEDYVIPIDKRHNSVEDYAIGVDKRGAVEDYVIEVDKRHGGVEDYAIGVDKRGSVEDYVIPIDKRHNSVEDYVIEVDKA; encoded by the exons ATGAAGTACTCGAGTTCCATCCTGATCGCAGCTTTCTGCGTTAGCGTCCTTGCCGCTCCTGCTGCTAAG CGTTCATCCGTTGAGGATTACGTGATCGAGGTGGACAAGCGTTCGTCGGTTGAAGACTATGTCATCCCCATCGACAAGCGTGGTGCCGTCGAAGACTACGTGATCCCGATTGACAAGCGTCACAACTCCGTCGAGGACTACGTGATTGCGGTTGACAGGCGTGGTTCCGTTGAGGACTATGTCATCCCCATCGACAAGAGGTCTTCGGTTGAGGATTACGTGATTTCCGTCGACAACAAGCGCAGCTCGGTTGAAGATTACGCAATCGGGGTCGATAAGCGTGGTGCTGTCGAAGACTATGTGATCGAGGTTGACAAGCGCCACAACTCCGTCGAGGACTACGCCATCGGGGTCGATAAGCGTGGTGCTGTTGAGGACTATGTCATCCCCATCGACAAGCGTGGTGCCGTCGAAGACTACGTGATCCCGATCGACAAGCGTCACAACTCCGTCGAGGACTACGCGATCGGGGTCGACAAGCGTGGTGCCGTCGAGGACTATGTGATCGAGGTCGACAAGCGTCacggtggtgttgaggacTACGCCATCGGGGTCGATAAGCGTGGTTCTGTCGAGGACTACGTGATCCCGATCGACAAGCGCCACAACTCCGTCGAGGACTATGTGATCGAGGTCGACAAGGCCTAA